A window of Psychroflexus sp. ALD_RP9 contains these coding sequences:
- the hutH gene encoding histidine ammonia-lyase, protein MSQIHYISDAHLSIDQIEVLLQGNFKLALSKSAKASILKARHYLDHNSAINEKPFYGINTGFGSLCNIQISNEKLSELQRNLVLSHACGTGDLVDQEIVKIMLLLKIQSLSYGHSGISLEVVERLIYFYNHNIIPVVYSQGSLGASGDLAPLAHLSLPLLGEGEVYENKTKVEAKEVLKTHHLQALDLQSKEGLALLNGTQFMSAHAVYALIETKKLIDLGDLISAVSMDGFDCNLSPFDALVHQVRPHQGQVKTAQRILELRQNSPIALAEKKHVQDPYSFRCVPQVHGATKDTFEFVKKTIEIEINAVTDNPNIFVDENKIISGGNFHGQPIALPIDYLAIALAELANISERRTYQLVSGLRDLPDFLVDVPGLNSGFMIPQYTAASIVSQNKQLCTPASIDSIVSSNGQEDHVSMGANAATKLIKVVENVYTVLAIELFNASQALYFREPLQSSEEIQDFIKKFRTKVPLVKADKFMAAEIKASINFCKSTDASQWII, encoded by the coding sequence ATGTCTCAAATTCATTACATCAGCGATGCGCATTTAAGTATAGATCAAATTGAAGTTTTGCTTCAAGGTAACTTTAAATTGGCGTTATCTAAGTCCGCTAAGGCTTCAATTTTAAAAGCTAGACATTATTTAGACCATAACTCAGCTATAAACGAAAAGCCTTTTTATGGTATAAACACTGGTTTTGGATCGCTTTGTAATATTCAAATTTCTAACGAAAAGCTTTCTGAACTTCAACGAAATTTAGTTTTATCACATGCTTGTGGAACAGGAGATTTAGTTGATCAAGAAATCGTCAAAATAATGCTGTTGCTAAAAATACAATCTTTAAGCTATGGTCACTCAGGTATTAGTTTAGAAGTTGTTGAGCGACTTATTTATTTTTATAATCACAACATCATTCCTGTTGTTTATAGTCAGGGATCTCTTGGTGCATCTGGAGATTTGGCACCTTTAGCTCATTTGTCTTTACCTTTATTAGGCGAAGGCGAAGTTTATGAAAACAAAACCAAAGTTGAAGCAAAAGAGGTTTTAAAAACTCATCATCTGCAAGCGCTAGATTTACAATCTAAAGAAGGCTTAGCGCTTCTAAATGGGACACAGTTTATGAGTGCTCACGCTGTATATGCATTAATAGAAACAAAAAAGTTGATTGATTTGGGTGATTTAATTTCGGCCGTTTCTATGGATGGTTTTGATTGTAATTTATCACCATTCGATGCCTTGGTTCATCAAGTTAGACCACATCAAGGCCAAGTTAAAACTGCTCAGCGTATTTTAGAACTCCGCCAAAATAGCCCAATTGCTCTAGCTGAAAAAAAACACGTTCAAGATCCGTACTCGTTTAGATGTGTCCCGCAAGTTCATGGCGCAACTAAAGATACTTTCGAGTTTGTGAAAAAAACCATTGAAATAGAAATTAATGCGGTGACCGATAATCCTAATATTTTTGTTGATGAAAATAAAATAATATCAGGCGGAAATTTTCACGGTCAGCCAATTGCTCTACCTATAGATTATTTAGCAATTGCTTTGGCTGAACTCGCAAATATATCAGAGCGAAGAACATATCAGTTAGTATCAGGCCTACGCGATTTACCAGATTTCCTAGTTGATGTGCCAGGTCTAAACAGCGGTTTTATGATACCACAATATACAGCGGCAAGTATTGTTAGTCAAAATAAACAATTATGTACTCCAGCTTCGATTGACTCTATTGTGTCATCTAACGGTCAAGAAGATCACGTTAGTATGGGCGCAAATGCAGCAACCAAGCTTATAAAGGTGGTCGAAAATGTTTATACCGTTTTAGCTATTGAATTATTTAATGCTTCTCAAGCTTTATATTTTAGAGAACCACTTCAGAGCAGTGAAGAAATTCAAGACTTTATTAAAAAGTTTAGAACAAAAGTTCCATTAGTTAAAGCCGATAAATTTATGGCAGCTGAAATTAAAGCATCGATTAATTTTTGTAAATCAACCGATGCTTCACAATGGATTATTTAG
- the menA gene encoding 1,4-dihydroxy-2-naphthoate octaprenyltransferase — MQKFKAWISAARLRTLPLSIAGILMGSSLAFEQQAFKQNIFWLAILTTLSFQILSNFANDYGDGVKGTDNNERLGPQRALQSGALTDKELKRGIIINSIIGLILAVALIYEAFGQENFLASLLFFALGILATLAAIKYTVGDTAYGYRGLGDVFVFVFFGLVAVLGSQYLMTNQFYAIQLLPATSIGLLSAAVLNLNNIRDENSDRNSNKFTLVVKHGKKFAKIYHVSLICIAILSLVFYGYFRFENDQWLSLIGCIPLLIHLKKVVNYTNPKDLDPELKKVALSCFAIALIHLLTSIF, encoded by the coding sequence ATGCAAAAATTTAAAGCTTGGATTTCGGCCGCGAGATTGCGAACCTTACCACTTTCAATAGCTGGTATTTTAATGGGTAGTAGTTTAGCATTTGAACAACAAGCCTTTAAACAAAACATATTTTGGCTTGCTATTTTAACAACACTTAGCTTCCAAATCTTATCTAATTTTGCAAATGATTATGGCGATGGTGTTAAAGGTACCGATAATAATGAGCGACTTGGACCTCAACGTGCTTTACAAAGTGGCGCCTTAACAGATAAAGAGCTTAAACGTGGTATAATTATTAACAGCATTATTGGTTTAATTTTAGCGGTTGCATTAATTTATGAAGCCTTTGGCCAAGAAAATTTTTTAGCCTCGCTCCTATTTTTTGCATTAGGCATTTTAGCAACACTAGCCGCAATTAAATATACTGTTGGAGATACAGCTTATGGCTACAGAGGTTTAGGTGATGTATTTGTATTTGTCTTTTTTGGTTTGGTAGCTGTTTTAGGGAGTCAATATTTAATGACAAATCAATTTTACGCAATTCAATTATTGCCAGCAACAAGTATTGGTCTGTTATCAGCTGCGGTGCTCAATCTCAATAATATTCGCGACGAAAATAGTGATCGCAATTCGAACAAATTCACTTTAGTAGTAAAGCATGGAAAGAAATTTGCTAAAATCTATCACGTAAGCCTCATTTGTATAGCGATACTGAGTTTAGTTTTTTATGGATATTTCCGGTTTGAGAATGATCAATGGTTAAGTTTAATAGGATGTATTCCTTTACTCATTCATTTAAAGAAAGTCGTTAATTATACTAATCCAAAAGACTTAGACCCTGAATTAAAAAAAGTAGCACTAAGTTGTTTTGCAATAGCCTTAATTCATCTTCTAACAAGTATATTTTAA
- a CDS encoding carboxypeptidase-like regulatory domain-containing protein — MKYLRYLLIILPLVSFSQDSLNAKLETIKGTVMNAANDKILENVNIININTVRGTVTNSNGRFNIKAHVNDTLYFSYLGFKPIQVRITQDWIDFGDVKIKMTESAIALEEVKLQDIKLTGFLEIDAKNIPIYDNYRYSISGTEYAYEGGNYQSSSISRTIDAILNPADLLYQVFGKKPKQMKRLRKMKQDNAIRDLLQDKFDRETLSAVLQISKVDIVDILKKCDYSESFVRSANDLQLLDAISDCYEEYRAVNR, encoded by the coding sequence ATGAAATATTTACGTTACCTTTTAATTATTTTACCATTAGTAAGTTTTAGCCAAGATTCACTAAACGCAAAACTTGAAACAATTAAAGGTACAGTCATGAATGCCGCTAATGACAAGATTCTTGAAAACGTAAATATTATCAACATTAACACCGTTAGAGGCACAGTTACCAATTCAAACGGGCGTTTTAATATAAAAGCGCATGTTAATGATACCTTATATTTTTCTTATTTAGGCTTTAAACCAATTCAAGTTCGTATTACCCAAGATTGGATAGATTTTGGTGATGTTAAAATTAAAATGACAGAGTCTGCAATTGCTCTAGAAGAAGTAAAATTACAAGACATTAAACTTACTGGTTTCTTAGAAATAGACGCAAAAAATATCCCAATTTACGATAATTATAGATATTCAATTTCTGGTACAGAATACGCCTATGAAGGCGGCAATTACCAAAGCTCATCTATTTCTCGAACCATAGATGCCATCTTAAATCCTGCTGATTTGCTTTATCAAGTTTTTGGAAAAAAACCAAAACAGATGAAACGTCTACGTAAAATGAAACAAGATAATGCCATTAGAGACTTACTGCAAGATAAATTTGACCGGGAAACATTATCTGCTGTTTTACAAATCAGCAAAGTTGATATTGTTGACATTTTAAAAAAATGTGACTATTCAGAATCTTTTGTTAGAAGTGCTAACGATTTACAACTACTTGATGCCATCAGCGATTGTTATGAAGAATATAGAGCAGTTAATCGTTAA
- the purB gene encoding adenylosuccinate lyase yields MTALNAISPVDGRYASKTQDLNQFFSEQALIKYRIRVEIEYFIGLCQLPLPQLENFDHNLFNQLRAIYNNFNSKDAEAVKEIEATTNHDVKAVEYFIKSKFDDLGLTKSKEFIHFGLTSQDINNTAVPLSLKDGLEQVYIPELKSLVEALMQKSSEWKHVSMLAKTHGQPASPTRLGKEIEVFIVRLKQQIKTLEKTPMPAKFGGATGNFNAHHVAYPKIDWKAFGQKFVEKSLNLTYSFPTTQIEHYDYLAATFDALKRINTIIIDLDRDIWTYVSMDYFKQKIKAGEVGSSAMPHKVNPIDFENSEGNLGIANALYEHLSAKLPISRLQRDLTDSTVLRSIGMPIAHSLIALKSTAKGLEKLLLNESKINQDLEQNWAIVAEAIQTILRREAYKNPYEALKGLTRTNSVINQKSIQAFIETLEVSDEVKQELKQITPQNYTGI; encoded by the coding sequence ATGACTGCTTTAAACGCTATTTCACCAGTTGACGGACGCTACGCTTCTAAAACTCAAGACCTAAATCAATTTTTCAGTGAGCAGGCCTTAATAAAATATCGTATTCGTGTAGAAATTGAATACTTCATCGGCTTATGCCAATTACCACTACCACAACTCGAAAACTTCGACCATAACTTATTTAACCAACTGCGTGCTATTTATAATAATTTCAACAGTAAAGATGCTGAAGCTGTTAAAGAAATAGAAGCAACCACCAATCATGATGTTAAAGCAGTTGAATACTTTATCAAATCTAAATTTGATGATTTAGGCTTAACAAAATCAAAAGAGTTTATTCATTTTGGATTAACCTCACAAGACATTAACAACACCGCAGTTCCTTTAAGTTTAAAAGATGGTTTAGAACAGGTTTATATTCCTGAATTGAAATCGTTAGTCGAAGCGCTTATGCAAAAATCAAGCGAGTGGAAACATGTTTCTATGCTTGCCAAAACACATGGGCAACCAGCTTCACCTACGCGTTTAGGAAAAGAAATTGAAGTATTTATCGTAAGATTAAAACAGCAAATTAAAACGCTCGAAAAAACACCAATGCCTGCTAAGTTTGGTGGTGCAACTGGCAACTTCAATGCACATCATGTTGCATATCCGAAAATTGATTGGAAGGCGTTTGGACAAAAATTTGTAGAAAAAAGTCTAAATTTAACATATTCTTTTCCGACCACACAAATTGAGCATTATGATTATCTTGCTGCAACTTTTGATGCCCTAAAACGAATCAATACAATTATAATTGACTTAGACCGTGATATTTGGACTTATGTTTCAATGGACTATTTCAAGCAAAAAATTAAAGCAGGTGAAGTTGGTTCTTCAGCAATGCCACATAAGGTAAACCCTATCGATTTTGAAAATTCTGAAGGAAACTTAGGCATTGCCAATGCTTTATATGAACATCTCTCTGCTAAATTACCCATTTCTAGATTACAACGTGATTTAACCGACTCAACTGTTTTAAGAAGCATTGGTATGCCCATCGCTCATAGTTTAATCGCTTTAAAGTCTACAGCTAAAGGATTAGAAAAGTTACTATTAAACGAGTCGAAAATTAATCAAGACTTAGAACAAAATTGGGCTATTGTCGCAGAAGCCATTCAAACCATTTTACGTCGCGAGGCATACAAAAACCCTTATGAAGCTTTAAAAGGTTTAACAAGAACAAACTCAGTAATAAACCAAAAAAGTATTCAAGCTTTTATTGAAACCTTAGAAGTTAGTGATGAAGTTAAGCAAGAATTAAAGCAAATTACACCACAAAATTATACAGGGATTTAA
- a CDS encoding SDR family oxidoreductase, with the protein MAYTDKMLREDALKNTNIIVTGGGSGLGKSMTKYFLELGANVVITSRNLDKLKQTANDLSANVDAKCIPLQCDVRHYDQVEKMLKEAHDALGSIDVLLNNAAGNFISPTERLSSNAFDTIIDIVLKGTKNCTLALGKYWIDKKETNKRVLNIVTTYAWTGSAYVVPSATAKAGVLAMTRSLAVEWAKYGIRFNAIAPGPFPTKGAWDRLLPGELKDKFDLAKKVPLKRVGDHQELANLAAFLVSDFSAYLNGEVITIDGGEWLKGAGQFNLLDQIPEQMWDMLEEMIKSKKAK; encoded by the coding sequence ATGGCTTATACTGACAAAATGTTGCGTGAAGACGCTTTAAAAAACACTAATATTATTGTAACTGGTGGTGGTTCTGGACTAGGAAAATCAATGACCAAATACTTTTTAGAACTCGGTGCCAATGTGGTAATTACCTCACGAAATTTAGATAAACTGAAACAAACCGCAAACGACCTTAGTGCTAATGTTGATGCAAAATGTATTCCTTTACAGTGCGATGTAAGACATTACGATCAAGTTGAAAAGATGCTTAAAGAAGCCCATGATGCGCTAGGCTCGATTGATGTTTTACTTAACAATGCCGCTGGTAATTTTATTTCACCAACTGAACGCTTATCAAGTAATGCTTTTGATACCATTATTGATATTGTCTTGAAAGGCACAAAAAATTGTACGCTAGCGCTCGGAAAATACTGGATTGACAAAAAAGAAACCAACAAAAGGGTTCTAAATATTGTAACTACTTATGCGTGGACAGGCTCAGCGTACGTAGTGCCAAGTGCAACTGCTAAAGCTGGTGTTTTAGCCATGACACGATCATTAGCGGTAGAATGGGCAAAATATGGCATTAGATTTAATGCTATTGCGCCAGGACCTTTCCCAACTAAAGGCGCTTGGGATAGACTTTTACCAGGCGAACTAAAAGACAAGTTTGATTTAGCTAAAAAAGTACCACTTAAACGTGTCGGTGACCATCAAGAACTTGCCAATTTAGCTGCCTTTTTAGTCTCTGATTTTTCAGCTTATCTTAATGGTGAAGTAATCACAATTGATGGTGGCGAATGGTTAAAAGGTGCTGGACAGTTTAATTTACTCGATCAAATTCCTGAGCAGATGTGGGACATGCTCGAAGAAATGATAAAAAGTAAAAAGGCTAAATAA
- a CDS encoding SIR2 family NAD-dependent protein deacylase: MLNICVLTGAGMSAESGVKTFRDHDGLWEGHDVMQVATPEAFKKNPELVLDFYNQRRKQLKNVKPNSAHLALAQLENKCHVNIITQNVDDLHERAGSKNIIHLHGELMKAKSSIDDNLIYNWTEDIKIGNTCEKGSQLRPHVVWFGEAVPMLEKAIAQVEVADIIIVVGTSMQVYPAASLINYKKPETPIYFIDPQPQIEANDKIRIYTEKASTGVPKAIKDISKHI, encoded by the coding sequence ATGTTAAATATTTGCGTACTTACAGGAGCTGGTATGAGTGCCGAAAGTGGCGTAAAAACCTTTCGCGACCATGATGGACTTTGGGAAGGCCATGATGTCATGCAAGTGGCAACGCCTGAAGCATTCAAGAAAAATCCTGAACTTGTGCTAGATTTTTATAACCAACGCCGTAAACAACTCAAAAATGTAAAGCCTAACTCAGCCCATTTAGCTTTAGCTCAACTTGAAAATAAATGCCATGTTAATATCATCACGCAAAATGTAGATGATTTACATGAACGTGCAGGTAGCAAAAATATAATTCATCTTCACGGCGAATTAATGAAAGCCAAAAGCAGTATTGATGATAATTTGATTTATAACTGGACAGAAGATATAAAAATTGGAAATACATGTGAAAAAGGCAGCCAACTCAGGCCACATGTCGTTTGGTTTGGTGAAGCTGTACCAATGCTTGAAAAAGCCATAGCTCAGGTTGAAGTTGCCGATATCATTATAGTTGTAGGAACTTCGATGCAAGTTTATCCAGCTGCAAGCTTAATCAATTACAAAAAGCCTGAAACACCAATTTATTTTATCGACCCACAACCACAAATTGAAGCCAACGATAAAATTAGAATATACACTGAAAAAGCCTCAACAGGAGTTCCTAAAGCTATAAAAGACATTTCTAAGCACATTTAA